The Cloeon dipterum chromosome X, ieCloDipt1.1, whole genome shotgun sequence genome includes a window with the following:
- the LOC135946789 gene encoding chymotrypsin-like, whose product MKTVIALSLVLAVAAQAYRNGNSRPLFQAVIVIHPNLQYAVCGGSLIKQDKVLTAAHCCLGGKSFVVYLGTNNRDDSELTQKVFRSKRSTIHERYNESSKVNDLCIIHLDEEARGQDITTIRLPSRSQVAVTFERQKALVSGWELTLKDENTKKAKMMQAEVTIVQNDVCKKIFPQFTAEMLCASASSRNESYGDFAGPLTIFESDGKETQIGLASYGPIPEQGLCLPDVYVRLTEYLDWIEKWTGVEIRP is encoded by the exons ATGAAGACGGTCATCGCCTTGTCTCTCGTCCTTGCCGTTGCGGCTCAG GCCTACAGAAACGGCAACAGCCGTCCACTATTCCAGGCAGTGATCGTGATTCACCCCAACCTCCAGTATGCTGTCTGTGGTGGATCCCTCATTAAACAGGACAAAGTGCTGACTGCTGCTCATTGTTGCCTCGG agGGAAATCTTTCGTGGTCTACCTTGGCACTAACAACCGTGACGATTCCGAGCTCACCCAGAAGGTCTTCAGGTCGAAAAGATCTACAATCCACGAACGTTACAACGAATCAAGTAAAGTGAACGACTTATGCATCATTCACCTGGACGAAGAGGCTCGCGGCCAGGACATCACCACCATCCGGCTGCCGTCTCGTTCTCAGGTCGCAGTGACCTTCGAAAGACAGAAAGCTCTCGTTTCCGGCTGGGAATTAACCTTGAAAG ATGAAAATACTAAGAAAGCTAAGATGATGCAAGCGGAAGTCACCATCGTCCAAAATGACGTATGCAAGAAGATTTTTCCACAATTTACCGCCGAGATGCTTTGCGCCTCCGCCAGCAGCAGAAATGAAAGCTAT GGAGACTTCGCCGGTCCGCTTACCATCTTTGAATCTGACGGAAAGGAGACCCAAATTGGACTCGCAAGCTACGGGCCTATACCTGAGCAAGGATTGTGTCTTCCTGATGTCTACGTCAGACTCACCGAATACCTCGACTGGATCGAAAAGTGGACTGGAGTCGAGATCCGTCCTTAA